In one window of Hyla sarda isolate aHylSar1 chromosome 1, aHylSar1.hap1, whole genome shotgun sequence DNA:
- the LOC130269718 gene encoding olfactory receptor 6M1-like, giving the protein MAPRLKILLFLLILLCYTITVMGNFIILFLVFSDTRLHFPMYYFLSNLAVMDICFISTVVPGMLKGFLNQGVPISLELCLMQSYIYFLVGMAEFLLFAVMSFDRYLAICKPLHYTIIMHRLTYCQLIAGVWLGAFFTTLLPTVFIMKLQFCINVVDNFFCDLSPLLRNSCTDTSKIELISILSASPLCISVVVTLISYLKIILEVIKIDSADGRGKALSTCSSHAIVVTLIYSSCIFLYVKPAKGQGASLNKGVAIMNTVVVPLLNPFIYTLRNQTVRRSFSDKVLNIFFKKEANFPGVISV; this is encoded by the coding sequence ATGGCGCCACGTTTAAAAATATTGTTGTTCCTTTTAATATTATTATGTTATACCATCACAGTGATGGGTAACTTCATCATTTTATTTTTGGTCTTCTCTGATACAAGACTTCACTTCCCCATGTATTATTTCTTGAGTAATTTAGCTGTCATGGACATCTGCTTTATCAGTACTGTGGTGCCAGGCATGCTGAAAGGATTTCTTAACCAAGGAGTTCCTATTTCTTTAGAATTGTGCCTCATGCAATCTTATATTTACTTTTTAGTTGGGATGGCAGAATTCCTGCTTTTTGCAGTAATGTCCTTTGACCGATACTTAGCTATCTGCAAGCCATTGCATTACACTATTATTATGCACAGACTTACCTATTGTCAGCTCATAGCTGGAGTGTGGCTTGGAGCATTTTTCACAACACTCTTGCCTActgtttttataatgaaattacaGTTTTGCATTAATGTAGTTGACAATTTCTTCTGTGACTTAAGTCCTCTTCTTAGAAATTCTTGCACAGATACCAGCAAGATTGAACTGATATCAATTTTAAGTGCAAGCCCATTATGTATTTCCGTAGTTGTGACACTCATCTCTTATCTAAAGATAATTCTAGAAGTAATAAAAATTGATTCAGCTGATGGAAGAGGAAAGGCTTTGTCCACTTGTTCTTCACATGCTATTGTAGTGACTCTAATCTACAGCAGCTGCATATTTTTGTATGTAAAACCAGCAAAAGGTCAGGGTGCTAGTTTGAATAAAGGAGTTGCCATTATGAATACTGTGGTGGTTCCTTTGCTCAACCCATTTATCTATACATTAAGAAATCAGACTGTTAGGAGATCATTTTCCGATAAAGTATTAAACATATTCTTTAAAAAAGAAGCAAACTTTCCAGGGGTTATATCCGTGTAA